From one Anopheles cruzii chromosome 3, idAnoCruzAS_RS32_06, whole genome shotgun sequence genomic stretch:
- the LOC128269875 gene encoding N-glycosylase/DNA lyase translates to MATPGWRSVSCECKQLQLKATLLGGQSFRWKPHPSPEVVDAEFIGVFANIVWILRQTERELQYRVVAEQPYPSDSDRQTAGSPVDAAPKVAQVRMKLSEPKEQATNGELLYPASYYEQLLRIYFRLDVDLEQHYRQWTECHEHFANSAHQFYAVRQLDQDPVENLFSFICSQNNHITRISDLVEKLCIHYGVLIGKYAGTSYWSFPSIAALADASVEAKLRELGFGYRAKYIQRSAEKILSLGGLDWFRRLTELDYKSAHRELVTLPGVGPKVADCICLMSLNHLQAIPVDTHVFQLAKHYLPGLGAKAVTDKQYGLVADKFREIYGPCAGWAQTVLFCSDLRQFKERNGQTSPDSGKQVPEKKRKKTKC, encoded by the exons ATGGCCACCCCCGGATGGCGATCGGTTTCTTGTGAGTGCAAGCAATTGCAACTTAAAGCAACTCTGCTGGGTGGCCAAAGTTTTCG TTGGAAACCGCATCCGTCCCCGGAAGTGGTTGACGCAGAGTTTATCGGTGTGTTTGCCAACATTGTATGGATTCTGCGCCAAACAGAGCGTGAGCTGCAGTACCGTGTTGTGGCCGAGCAGCCGTATCCGAGTGATTCGGACAGACAAACGGCCGGTTCTCCGGTGGATGCGGCCCCGAAAGTGGCCCAGGTGCGCATGAAGTTGTCAGAACCGAAGGAACAAGCTACAAACGGCGAATTGTTGTATCCAGCGTCGTACTATGAGCAGCTGCTGCGAATCTACTTTCGCCTCGATGTCGACCTCGAGCAGCATTACCGACAGTGGACGGAATGCCACGAACACTTTGCCAACAGCGCACATCAGTTCTACGCCGTGCGTCAGCTAGATCAGGACCCGGTTGAGAATCTGTTCAGCTTTATTTGTTCCCAGAACAACCACATCACGCG AATCTCGGATCTGGTGGAGAAGCTTTGCATCCACTATGGCGTGCTGATTGGCAAGTACGCTGGCACCTCCTACTGGAGTTTCCCGTCGATCGCTGCCCTGGCTGACGCATCGGTGGAAGCCAAGCTCCGGGAGCTAGGGTTCGGGTATCGCGCCAAGTACATTCAACGGTCGGCAGAAAAGATCCTTTCCCTCGGGGGCCTCGATTGGTTCCGGCGGCTCACTGAGCTGGACTACAAATCGGCCCACCGGGAGCTAGTGACTCTGCCGGGAGTCGGCCCAAAGGTGGCCGATTGCATTTGCCTGATGTCGTTGAACCACCTGCAGGCAATTCCGGTTGATACACACGTGTTTCAGCTGGCAAAACACTACCTGCCCGGGCTGGGGGCCAAAGCCGTCACAGACAAACAGTACGGGCTGGTGGCGGACAAATTTCGTGAAATTTACGGACCTTGCGCTGGTTGGGCACAAACGGTGCTCTTCTGTTCGGATCTTCGTCAGTTCAAGGAACGCAACGGGCAAACGTCACCCGACAGTGGGAAGCAAGTTCCGGAGAAGAAACGCAAGAAGACTAAGTGTTAA